A DNA window from Hydrogenophaga taeniospiralis contains the following coding sequences:
- a CDS encoding ABC transporter ATP-binding protein — MLELHDLNLRIAELTLVDGLNLQLRAGELHVIIGPNGTGKTSLLRALFGELPLARGAVRLRGTPMTPRNLPTWRQGIGYMPQNTQLDLDLSALEVVVLGRLQRLSMRLSDDDLGAALEALQALDIAHLADRPVHTLSGGQRQMVLFAQVLLRQPRLMLLDEPVSALDLKHQMQLMEHLKAQTIGQGWISVAVLHDLNLAAQFADQLIVLGEGRLQAFGPPTQVLTRELIHRLYHVPVDVHQDLDGLPYVRTLRAARPILTPA; from the coding sequence ATGCTTGAGCTTCACGACCTGAACCTGCGCATCGCCGAGCTGACCCTGGTCGACGGGCTGAACCTGCAACTGCGCGCCGGGGAGCTGCACGTCATCATCGGCCCCAACGGCACCGGCAAGACCAGCCTGCTGCGCGCCCTGTTCGGCGAACTGCCGTTGGCGCGTGGGGCCGTGCGCCTGCGCGGAACGCCGATGACGCCGCGCAACCTGCCGACCTGGCGCCAGGGCATTGGCTACATGCCGCAGAACACCCAGCTCGATCTGGACCTGAGCGCGCTCGAAGTGGTGGTGCTGGGGCGCCTGCAACGCCTGTCGATGCGCCTGTCGGACGACGATCTGGGCGCCGCGCTGGAGGCCTTGCAGGCACTCGACATTGCCCACCTGGCCGACCGCCCGGTGCACACCCTCAGCGGCGGGCAGCGCCAGATGGTGCTGTTCGCGCAGGTGCTGCTGCGCCAGCCGCGGCTGATGCTGCTGGACGAACCCGTCAGCGCGCTCGATCTGAAACACCAGATGCAGCTCATGGAGCACCTGAAGGCGCAGACCATTGGACAGGGCTGGATCAGCGTGGCCGTGCTGCACGACCTGAACCTGGCGGCCCAGTTCGCCGACCAGTTGATCGTGCTCGGGGAAGGCCGCCTGCAGGCCTTTGGCCCGCCGACCCAGGTGCTGACCCGCGAGCTCATCCACCGCCTGTACCACGTCCCGGTGGACGTTCACCAGGACCTGGACGGCCTGCCCTATGTGCGCACCTTGCGCGCAGCGCGCCCCATCCTCACCCCCGCCTGA
- a CDS encoding plastocyanin/azurin family copper-binding protein, producing the protein MHAHTVHPSWRHRLLAAGLAALCGLVAPSAWSAEHVVRMRNAGTDGPMVFEPAVVQARVGDTLRFEPTNTGHFVRSLAVPEGATPWLSGLDQPWVVALEREGLYFYNCPPHLMMGMVGLVQVGAAVNRSSATAVMKSTQGRIYSHGARVDALLEGIR; encoded by the coding sequence ATGCATGCACACACCGTTCATCCCTCCTGGCGGCACCGGCTCCTGGCGGCTGGCCTGGCCGCGCTCTGCGGCCTCGTGGCGCCCTCCGCCTGGAGCGCCGAGCACGTGGTTCGCATGCGGAACGCCGGTACGGACGGACCGATGGTGTTCGAGCCGGCGGTCGTGCAGGCCCGGGTCGGCGACACGCTGCGCTTCGAGCCCACGAACACGGGCCATTTCGTGCGCAGCCTGGCCGTTCCCGAGGGCGCCACGCCCTGGCTGAGTGGGCTCGATCAGCCGTGGGTGGTGGCGCTGGAGCGTGAAGGCCTGTATTTCTACAACTGTCCACCGCACCTCATGATGGGCATGGTCGGACTGGTCCAGGTCGGCGCAGCGGTCAACCGGTCTTCCGCCACCGCGGTCATGAAATCCACGCAGGGGCGGATCTACAGCCACGGCGCGCGGGTCGACGCCTTGCTGGAAGGGATTCGATGA
- a CDS encoding MFS transporter translates to MAEIALNPAASGWRSLSPGARVLVANGLAFNLGFYMLMPYLAQHLGAGLGLAGWVTGLVMGLRVFSQQGLFLLGGWLGDRLGYRRAIVWGCLLRGVGFALLGWAGALPLLLLAAVLTGFAGALFTPCAQASLAAQCPDGAQRRQAFALHNLASEAGMLAGPLLGMALMRVDFALTGCVAGALFVVFAGLQWSLLPPDHGARATPQPLAAGTARASGRPWLALLGQPGLLRFVGLCATYQVMFHQLYLAVPAFVQQHRLGDGTLSAVFTLSAVVGIALQWPVSRWLVPRLGDAAAMGLGLALMGVAFLSPLVLAAWPLEAVLALGALLALGSVLCLPLFPTVLPRYARDCPLGTAYGFMASVGGCAALVGQASVGAGLGASGMGPAPGVWGALAVCGLLGGAGLWRVTRTVALPRAL, encoded by the coding sequence GTGGCTGAGATCGCCTTGAACCCGGCGGCCAGCGGCTGGCGCTCGCTCAGCCCCGGCGCCCGCGTCCTGGTGGCGAACGGCCTGGCGTTCAACCTGGGGTTTTACATGCTCATGCCCTACCTGGCGCAGCACCTGGGCGCCGGCCTGGGGCTGGCGGGTTGGGTCACGGGACTGGTCATGGGACTGCGCGTGTTCAGCCAGCAAGGGTTGTTCCTGCTCGGCGGCTGGCTGGGGGACCGCCTGGGCTACCGCAGGGCCATCGTCTGGGGCTGCCTGTTGCGCGGCGTCGGCTTTGCCCTGCTCGGCTGGGCCGGGGCGCTGCCGCTGCTCCTGCTGGCCGCCGTCCTCACCGGTTTCGCCGGCGCTCTGTTCACGCCCTGCGCCCAGGCGAGCCTGGCCGCCCAATGCCCCGACGGGGCCCAGCGGCGCCAGGCCTTCGCCTTGCACAACCTGGCCAGCGAAGCCGGCATGCTGGCCGGCCCCCTGCTCGGGATGGCGCTGATGCGCGTGGATTTCGCGCTCACCGGCTGCGTGGCCGGCGCCTTGTTCGTGGTGTTTGCGGGTCTGCAATGGTCGCTGTTGCCCCCCGATCATGGGGCGCGGGCGACCCCGCAGCCGTTGGCGGCCGGCACAGCCCGTGCCTCGGGCAGGCCCTGGCTCGCGCTGTTGGGCCAGCCTGGCCTGCTGCGCTTCGTCGGCTTGTGCGCCACCTACCAGGTGATGTTTCACCAGCTGTACCTGGCCGTGCCCGCCTTCGTCCAGCAGCACCGCCTGGGGGACGGCACGCTCAGTGCGGTGTTCACGCTCAGCGCCGTGGTGGGCATCGCGCTGCAATGGCCCGTCAGCCGCTGGCTCGTGCCGCGCCTGGGCGACGCCGCCGCGATGGGCCTCGGGCTGGCGCTGATGGGGGTGGCGTTCCTTTCGCCGCTGGTGCTGGCAGCCTGGCCGCTGGAGGCGGTGCTGGCCCTGGGGGCCCTGTTGGCGCTGGGCTCGGTGCTGTGTCTTCCGCTGTTCCCCACCGTGCTGCCGCGTTATGCGCGGGACTGCCCGCTGGGCACGGCCTATGGCTTCATGGCCAGCGTCGGCGGGTGCGCCGCGCTCGTGGGGCAGGCCTCGGTGGGTGCCGGCCTGGGCGCGTCCGGCATGGGGCCTGCGCCCGGGGTCTGGGGGGCGCTGGCCGTCTGTGGTCTGCTGGGCGGTGCCGGTCTTTGGCGGGTGACGAGAACGGTGGCGTTGCCCCGCGCCCTTTGA
- a CDS encoding 1-phosphofructokinase family hexose kinase, producing the protein MNTSAPLPSVLCLTMNPSVDLATETESVVPTHKLRCSETLHDAGGGGVNVARVLTRLGGECTALCPTGGSAGQWLQKRMREEGISSVFLPIADETRVSFTVHEHSTGAEFRFVMPGPHLSGGEWQACLDHLQALAPFPDLLVASGSLPPGVPADFYARLARLCRARGARMVLDTSGPALEAALAEGVYLFKPNLRELAALSGQALDTPEQWLAAARQLIERGQTEVVALTLGHLGALLVTRESSWRADPLDIPASSAVGAGDSFVGGMVAALQQRQPLREAFALGVAAGSATLLSIGTGLCRLEDVQRLLPQVRIHPVN; encoded by the coding sequence ATGAACACGTCCGCTCCTCTGCCCAGCGTCCTCTGCCTCACGATGAACCCCTCGGTCGATCTCGCGACCGAAACCGAATCCGTGGTGCCCACGCACAAGCTGCGCTGCAGCGAAACCCTGCACGACGCCGGCGGCGGCGGCGTCAACGTGGCGCGGGTGCTGACCCGCCTGGGGGGCGAATGCACCGCGCTGTGCCCCACCGGCGGCTCGGCCGGCCAGTGGCTGCAGAAGCGCATGCGCGAAGAGGGCATCTCCAGCGTGTTCCTGCCCATCGCCGACGAGACGCGCGTGAGCTTCACGGTGCACGAACACAGCACCGGCGCCGAGTTCCGTTTCGTCATGCCCGGCCCGCACCTGAGCGGCGGCGAGTGGCAGGCCTGCCTGGACCATCTGCAGGCGCTCGCGCCATTCCCCGATCTGCTGGTGGCCAGCGGCAGCCTGCCGCCGGGCGTGCCGGCGGACTTCTACGCCCGGCTCGCGCGCCTGTGCCGCGCGCGCGGCGCGCGCATGGTGCTGGACACCTCCGGGCCGGCGCTGGAAGCGGCCCTGGCCGAAGGGGTGTACCTGTTCAAACCCAATCTGCGCGAACTCGCAGCACTCAGCGGGCAGGCACTGGACACGCCCGAACAGTGGCTGGCGGCGGCCCGCCAGCTGATCGAGCGTGGCCAGACCGAGGTGGTGGCGCTGACGCTGGGCCACCTGGGCGCCCTGCTGGTGACCCGCGAATCGAGCTGGCGGGCCGATCCGCTGGACATCCCCGCGTCCAGCGCGGTGGGCGCGGGCGACAGTTTCGTCGGCGGCATGGTGGCCGCCCTGCAGCAGCGCCAGCCGCTGCGGGAGGCGTTTGCGCTTGGCGTGGCCGCCGGCTCGGCCACGCTGCTGTCGATCGGCACCGGCCTGTGCCGCCTCGAGGACGTGCAGCGCCTGCTGCCGCAGGTGCGGATCCACCCGGTGAACTGA
- a CDS encoding DUF2325 domain-containing protein: MFKKPGQADALGDLAARYAAAPVDGPAATEPGADRVRGSARRKLWSLGNHAACPVTGVCLRLPELQKLARKAELALDGCSEYEMHIALVSECRRRSPLAEMVQRELDSRYELFISQSLKLKTTEALAKWWDRSCMGMDWAGVFWAVLTHSRCTPELEFAVLGQVHMLQHQVGMAARVDQTRLQTLVQENHKLGDELIHAQQRLQTVAQEQVQRHELHQAELMRLRAELIRAQTDRAQALAELEALKRQTPELPQRQRLLDDNRQLAEHNQQLRRALNLATQATLQAWPAPGAPGATGPVEALDTRPVPRDEGVLIHDRAVLCVGGRTRVIPIYRELIEDKGARFLHHDGGEEDNAGQLGPLLQSADVVICQVGCISHNAYWRVKEHCKRHGKPCLFVETPSRSALERILGSGREPASAALHDAGDDARAEKAH; the protein is encoded by the coding sequence GTGTTCAAGAAACCCGGCCAGGCCGATGCCCTGGGTGATCTGGCCGCGCGCTATGCGGCGGCGCCCGTCGACGGCCCAGCCGCCACCGAGCCGGGGGCGGATCGTGTGCGCGGTTCGGCGCGCCGCAAGCTCTGGTCGCTGGGCAACCACGCGGCCTGCCCGGTCACCGGCGTCTGCCTGCGCCTGCCCGAGCTGCAGAAGCTGGCCCGCAAGGCCGAGCTGGCGCTGGACGGCTGCTCGGAATACGAGATGCACATCGCCCTGGTGAGCGAATGCCGCCGGCGCAGCCCGCTGGCCGAGATGGTGCAGCGCGAGCTGGACAGCCGCTACGAGCTGTTCATCAGCCAGTCGCTGAAACTGAAGACCACCGAAGCGCTGGCCAAGTGGTGGGACCGGTCCTGCATGGGCATGGACTGGGCGGGGGTGTTCTGGGCCGTGCTGACGCACTCCCGTTGCACGCCCGAACTCGAGTTCGCGGTGCTGGGCCAGGTGCACATGCTGCAGCACCAGGTGGGCATGGCCGCCCGGGTGGACCAGACCCGCCTGCAGACGCTCGTGCAAGAGAACCACAAGCTGGGCGACGAGCTGATCCACGCGCAGCAACGGCTGCAGACGGTGGCGCAGGAACAGGTGCAGCGCCATGAGCTGCACCAGGCCGAGCTGATGCGCCTGCGCGCCGAGCTGATCCGCGCACAGACCGACCGGGCGCAGGCGTTGGCCGAGCTGGAGGCGCTCAAGCGCCAGACCCCCGAGCTGCCCCAGCGCCAGCGCCTGCTGGACGACAACCGCCAGCTCGCCGAGCACAACCAGCAATTGCGCCGCGCCCTGAACCTCGCCACCCAGGCCACCCTGCAGGCCTGGCCCGCGCCAGGCGCTCCGGGAGCCACCGGCCCGGTGGAGGCCCTCGACACCCGGCCGGTGCCGCGCGACGAGGGTGTGCTCATCCACGACCGCGCCGTGCTGTGCGTGGGCGGACGCACCCGCGTGATCCCGATCTACCGCGAACTGATCGAGGACAAGGGCGCCCGCTTTCTGCACCACGACGGCGGCGAGGAAGACAACGCCGGGCAACTGGGGCCGCTGCTGCAGTCGGCCGACGTGGTGATCTGCCAGGTGGGGTGCATCAGCCACAACGCCTACTGGCGCGTGAAGGAACACTGCAAACGCCACGGCAAGCCCTGCCTGTTCGTGGAAACGCCCAGCCGCTCCGCGCTGGAGCGCATTCTCGGCAGCGGTCGCGAGCCGGCGTCGGCCGCCTTACACGACGCGGGGGACGACGCGCGGGCGGAGAAGGCGCACTGA
- a CDS encoding TonB-dependent siderophore receptor, translated as MRTLDHRRPAALSLSPLARAISLGLSTTLLLAPWSGAQAQATAAPAQEVTLGTVTVKAGPSAAPTEGSPDFAARSASTATRLDLTPRETPQSLSVVTNAQMQAFGLRDARTLLSSVTGVNVELVETDRSYYSVRGFEVSNFQIDGIGLPFATGDQQGDIDTAIYDRVEVLRGANGLMSSTGNPSATINFVRKRPTAQLQASGGLTLGSWNQRRVDADLAGAMNASGSVRGRLIVAAENKDSYLDRYSLDKRVFSGIVEADLTPSTLLSVGHSQQNNRPKGVLWGALPMRYADGTQTDYPVSASTSARWSHWNTQDAQTFAELSHQLDSGWAVKGVLTRRELSSDAELLYVYGAPDRATGAGLFGWPSKYDHTEEQWIGDLHASGPFELGGRRHEAVLGLNSSRSDSVLHSSDDDLYLPIAEADVLAGNFARPDFNNGLTGYADLADRRHSLYGATRLSLSDSLRLITGLNVTRATSTGVQYGLDHNYATTKTKPFVGAIYDFHPRFSAYASAASIFNPQHQLDVNNAVLAPIEGLNAELGIKGESADRRLNGAFALFRTQQKNTAEYAGFANGHSYYRGIDATSTGFELDVSGRLRPGWQVSAGYTRLRIQNPDGQDVRTYVPRQTLRLSSTVEVAAVPGLELGASLKWQSAISRDEGASGVTRQDAYALVDLMARYALSRQLSLSANLNNLTDEKYLGSLQWSQGYYAAPRGVSVSLNWKL; from the coding sequence ATGCGCACCCTCGATCACCGCCGCCCCGCCGCCCTGTCTCTGTCGCCACTGGCCCGGGCCATCTCCCTGGGCCTGTCCACCACCTTGCTGCTGGCCCCCTGGTCCGGTGCCCAGGCCCAGGCCACCGCTGCCCCCGCGCAGGAAGTCACCCTGGGCACCGTCACCGTGAAAGCCGGCCCGTCGGCCGCGCCCACCGAGGGCAGCCCCGATTTCGCGGCGCGCAGCGCCAGCACCGCGACCCGGCTCGACCTGACGCCGCGTGAGACACCGCAGTCGCTGAGCGTGGTGACGAACGCGCAGATGCAGGCCTTCGGTCTGCGCGACGCGCGCACCCTGCTCTCCAGCGTCACGGGCGTGAACGTGGAGCTGGTCGAGACCGACCGCTCCTACTACTCGGTGCGCGGCTTCGAGGTCTCCAACTTCCAGATCGATGGCATCGGCCTGCCCTTCGCCACCGGCGACCAGCAGGGCGACATCGACACCGCGATCTACGACCGGGTAGAGGTGTTGCGCGGCGCCAACGGCCTGATGTCGTCCACCGGCAACCCCTCGGCCACGATCAACTTCGTGCGCAAGCGCCCCACCGCCCAGCTGCAGGCCTCGGGCGGGCTGACGCTGGGCTCCTGGAACCAGCGCCGCGTGGACGCCGACCTGGCCGGCGCCATGAACGCCAGCGGCAGCGTGCGCGGCCGGCTGATCGTGGCCGCGGAAAACAAGGACTCCTACCTGGACCGCTACTCGCTGGACAAGCGCGTGTTCTCCGGCATCGTCGAAGCCGACCTCACACCCTCCACCCTGCTGAGCGTGGGCCACTCGCAGCAGAACAACCGCCCCAAGGGCGTGCTCTGGGGCGCCCTGCCCATGCGCTACGCCGACGGCACGCAGACCGACTACCCGGTGTCGGCCAGCACCTCGGCCCGCTGGAGCCACTGGAACACCCAGGACGCGCAGACCTTTGCCGAACTGAGCCACCAGCTCGACAGCGGCTGGGCCGTCAAGGGCGTGCTCACGCGCCGCGAACTGAGCTCCGACGCCGAGCTGCTCTACGTGTACGGCGCGCCCGACCGCGCAACCGGCGCCGGCCTGTTCGGCTGGCCCTCCAAGTACGACCACACCGAAGAACAGTGGATCGGCGACCTGCACGCCAGCGGTCCGTTCGAGCTCGGTGGCCGGCGCCACGAGGCGGTGCTGGGCCTGAACAGCTCGCGCAGCGACAGCGTCCTGCACTCCAGCGACGACGACCTGTACCTGCCGATCGCCGAAGCCGACGTGCTGGCCGGCAACTTTGCGCGCCCGGACTTCAACAACGGCCTCACGGGCTACGCCGACCTCGCCGACCGCCGCCACAGCCTCTATGGCGCCACGCGCCTGAGCCTGAGCGACTCGCTGCGGCTGATCACCGGGCTCAACGTGACGCGCGCCACCAGCACCGGCGTGCAGTACGGGCTGGACCACAACTACGCGACCACCAAGACCAAACCCTTCGTCGGCGCCATCTATGACTTCCACCCGCGCTTCTCGGCCTACGCCAGCGCGGCCAGCATCTTCAACCCGCAGCACCAGCTCGACGTGAACAACGCCGTGCTCGCGCCGATCGAAGGGCTCAACGCCGAGCTGGGCATCAAGGGCGAGTCGGCCGATCGCCGCCTCAACGGCGCCTTCGCGCTGTTCCGCACCCAGCAGAAGAACACCGCCGAATACGCCGGCTTCGCCAACGGCCACTCCTACTACCGCGGCATCGACGCCACCTCCACCGGCTTCGAGCTCGACGTGAGCGGCCGCCTGCGGCCCGGCTGGCAGGTAAGCGCGGGCTACACCCGGCTGCGCATCCAGAACCCCGACGGGCAGGACGTGCGCACCTATGTGCCGCGCCAGACGCTGCGCCTGTCCAGCACGGTCGAGGTGGCGGCCGTGCCCGGCCTGGAACTGGGCGCGAGCCTGAAGTGGCAAAGCGCGATCTCGCGCGACGAAGGCGCCAGCGGCGTGACCCGCCAGGACGCCTACGCCCTGGTGGACCTGATGGCGCGCTACGCGCTGTCCCGGCAGCTGTCGCTGAGCGCCAACCTGAACAACCTGACCGACGAGAAGTACCTCGGCAGCCTGCAGTGGTCACAGGGCTACTACGCCGCGCCCCGCGGCGTGAGCGTGAGCCTGAACTGGAAGCTCTGA
- a CDS encoding TonB-dependent siderophore receptor, with the protein MTHRHLAPDHGPARRLSLPRPTRIRAAVLAGWAAAACLPTAQAQSSPDGAATTLPTVTVNAEAEAERADGPVRGYAAQRSATATKTDTPLNEVPQSISVITADQVRDQGSPNLQEALRYTAGMRTEQYGVDNRGDWLALRGGSGGTVIDGLRRPLTGWWGIIRNDPYAFERIEVLRGPSSVMAGQNGPGGVVNLVSKRPQAERSGEIGVQLGNHGHQQVQFDLTGPLNADGTLLYRLVGLGKRSDTQVEHAFDDRELLAPSITWRPSAATSLHLYAQHQRDESGNLNAFFPADGTLLPAPHGPIPTDTFISEPAFDTYGGTRSRVGWAFEQRLNEQWTLRQNLRHDTTDGTMRSMYAAWWDGFVDANGSPDANGTYLNRYFYAADDKDRTTNADLLFEGKLKSGSVAHTVLAGVDGFQSRASQRNYGDILATPLDVYHPVYGGYSLPALPDVPETVTRTRMLGLLLQDQIKFNDRWVLVAGLRRDRSRSSVDGGATQTDEATSKNLGAVWLADGGWSPYTSYSESFEPIAGTDAAGQLFKPKRGQQVEAGVKWQPPGSRLNATASVYQLREKNRTASDPLNPGFSVQRGEVTVKGLEFELTGQIANWDLTGQYTYTDAQVTSTTADEVRYLGQQLEAIPKHSAGVWAVYRFAGLTGLSGLRIGAGLRHVGRSSDGVGHLNVPAVNVVDAMLSYDTHDWRYALNINNLADKRYVASCLERGDCWFGQGRRVVLSATYRY; encoded by the coding sequence ATGACACACCGCCACCTCGCACCCGACCACGGCCCGGCCCGCCGGCTGTCCCTGCCGCGTCCGACGCGGATCCGCGCCGCCGTGCTGGCGGGCTGGGCCGCGGCCGCCTGCCTGCCCACGGCCCAGGCCCAGTCCAGCCCGGACGGCGCCGCGACCACGCTGCCCACGGTGACCGTGAACGCCGAGGCCGAGGCCGAGCGCGCCGACGGCCCGGTGCGCGGTTACGCCGCCCAACGCAGCGCCACCGCCACCAAGACCGACACGCCGCTCAACGAGGTGCCGCAGTCCATCTCGGTGATCACCGCCGACCAGGTGCGCGACCAGGGCTCGCCCAACCTGCAGGAGGCGCTGCGCTACACCGCCGGCATGCGCACCGAGCAGTACGGGGTGGACAACCGCGGCGACTGGTTGGCGCTGCGCGGCGGCAGCGGCGGCACCGTGATCGACGGCCTGCGCCGCCCGCTCACGGGCTGGTGGGGCATCATCCGCAACGACCCCTACGCCTTCGAGCGCATCGAGGTGCTGCGCGGCCCGTCGTCGGTGATGGCGGGCCAGAACGGCCCCGGCGGCGTGGTCAACCTGGTGTCCAAGCGCCCGCAGGCCGAACGCAGCGGCGAGATCGGCGTGCAGCTCGGCAACCATGGCCACCAGCAGGTGCAGTTCGACCTGACCGGCCCGCTCAATGCCGACGGCACGCTGCTGTACCGGCTGGTCGGCCTGGGCAAGCGCAGCGACACCCAGGTGGAGCACGCCTTCGACGACCGCGAACTGCTGGCCCCTTCGATCACCTGGCGCCCCAGCGCGGCCACCTCGCTCCATCTCTACGCCCAGCACCAGCGCGACGAGAGCGGCAACCTCAACGCCTTCTTCCCGGCCGACGGCACGCTGCTGCCCGCGCCCCACGGCCCGATTCCCACCGACACATTCATCAGCGAACCCGCGTTCGACACCTACGGCGGCACACGCTCGCGCGTGGGCTGGGCCTTCGAGCAGCGCCTGAACGAACAATGGACGCTGCGCCAGAACCTGCGCCACGACACCACCGACGGCACCATGCGCAGCATGTACGCCGCCTGGTGGGACGGCTTTGTGGATGCCAACGGCAGCCCGGACGCCAACGGCACCTACCTGAACCGCTATTTCTACGCCGCCGACGACAAGGACCGCACCACCAACGCCGACCTGCTGTTCGAAGGCAAGTTGAAGAGCGGTTCGGTCGCGCACACCGTGCTCGCCGGCGTCGACGGCTTCCAGTCCCGCGCCTCGCAGCGCAACTACGGCGACATCCTGGCCACGCCGCTGGACGTGTACCACCCGGTCTACGGCGGCTACAGCCTGCCGGCGCTGCCCGATGTGCCCGAGACGGTCACCCGCACCCGCATGCTCGGCCTGCTGCTGCAGGACCAGATCAAGTTCAACGACCGCTGGGTGCTGGTGGCCGGCCTGCGCCGCGACCGTTCGCGCAGCTCGGTGGATGGCGGCGCCACACAGACCGACGAGGCCACCAGCAAGAACCTCGGCGCGGTGTGGCTCGCCGACGGTGGCTGGTCGCCCTACACCAGCTATTCGGAATCGTTCGAGCCGATCGCCGGCACCGACGCCGCCGGCCAGCTGTTCAAGCCCAAACGCGGCCAACAGGTGGAGGCCGGCGTGAAATGGCAGCCGCCGGGGTCGCGCCTGAACGCCACGGCATCGGTCTACCAGCTGCGGGAAAAGAACCGCACCGCCTCCGACCCGCTGAACCCCGGTTTCTCGGTGCAGCGCGGCGAGGTCACGGTCAAGGGGCTGGAGTTCGAGCTGACCGGCCAGATCGCCAACTGGGACCTGACCGGGCAATACACCTACACGGACGCGCAGGTCACCAGCACCACCGCCGACGAAGTGCGCTACCTCGGCCAGCAGCTCGAAGCCATCCCCAAGCACAGCGCGGGCGTCTGGGCGGTCTACCGCTTTGCCGGTCTGACCGGCCTGAGCGGTCTGCGCATCGGCGCGGGGCTGCGCCACGTCGGCCGCTCGTCCGACGGCGTGGGCCATCTCAACGTGCCCGCCGTGAACGTGGTCGACGCCATGCTGTCCTACGACACCCACGACTGGCGCTACGCCCTCAACATCAACAACCTGGCCGACAAGCGCTACGTCGCGTCCTGCCTCGAGCGCGGCGACTGCTGGTTCGGCCAGGGCCGCCGCGTGGTGCTCTCGGCCACCTACCGCTACTGA
- a CDS encoding iron uptake protein produces MHRHHPTQVPLRMAAAVLGGYAFTWGFSALGIAALVALGADFEDAEAGTLLLALLVFLGVFLWAFAARRIALVWLVLAGGGALMTAAAWALQRLIV; encoded by the coding sequence ATGCACCGCCACCACCCCACCCAGGTTCCTCTGCGCATGGCCGCCGCCGTGCTGGGCGGCTACGCCTTCACCTGGGGCTTCAGCGCCCTGGGCATCGCCGCCCTGGTCGCCCTCGGAGCGGACTTCGAGGACGCCGAGGCCGGCACGCTGCTGCTGGCGCTGCTGGTATTCCTGGGGGTGTTCCTCTGGGCCTTCGCCGCGCGCCGGATCGCGCTCGTCTGGCTCGTGCTGGCCGGCGGCGGCGCGCTCATGACCGCCGCGGCCTGGGCGCTGCAGCGCCTCATCGTCTGA